One Lepidochelys kempii isolate rLepKem1 chromosome 12, rLepKem1.hap2, whole genome shotgun sequence genomic region harbors:
- the C12H16orf87 gene encoding UPF0547 protein C16orf87 homolog isoform X2: MEPTALYVPVACKSCPCGYIFISRKLLHAKRAEKSPPTAENKSEAKRRRTERVKREKINSAVNKDLENRKRSRSNSHSDHSRRGRGRPKSASAKKCEEEREKQEKEVDMYANLSDEKAFVFSVALAEINRKIINQRLIL, translated from the exons ATGGAACCCACAGCTTTATAT GTTCCTGTTGCATGCAAATCGTGCCCTTGTGGCTACATATTTATTAGTCGAAAGCTCTTGCATGCCAAACGTGCTGAGAAATCACCACCCACTGCAG AAAACAAGAGTGAGGCCAAAAGGAGACGAACAGAGAGAGTTAAGCGAGAGAAGATAAATTCTGCAGTAAATAAAGACTTAGAAAACAGAAAAAGGTCCAGATCTAACAGCCATTCAGATCATAGCAGACGGGGACGAGGAAGACCTAAGAGTGCCTCAGCCAAAAAGTGTGAGGAAGAAAGAG AGAAACAAGAAAAAGAAGTTGACATGTATGCTAACCTTTCAGATGAAAAGGCTTTCGTGTTTTCAGTGGCCTTGGcggaaataaacagaaaaattatCAATCAAAGACTTATTCTCTAA
- the C12H16orf87 gene encoding UPF0547 protein C16orf87 homolog isoform X1, which yields MSSSRAKKVKMATKSCPECDQQVPVACKSCPCGYIFISRKLLHAKRAEKSPPTAENKSEAKRRRTERVKREKINSAVNKDLENRKRSRSNSHSDHSRRGRGRPKSASAKKCEEEREKQEKEVDMYANLSDEKAFVFSVALAEINRKIINQRLIL from the exons aTGTCCTCGAGTAGGGCCAAGAAAGTGAAGATGGCCACCAAGTCCTGCCCGGAGTGCGACCAGCAG GTTCCTGTTGCATGCAAATCGTGCCCTTGTGGCTACATATTTATTAGTCGAAAGCTCTTGCATGCCAAACGTGCTGAGAAATCACCACCCACTGCAG AAAACAAGAGTGAGGCCAAAAGGAGACGAACAGAGAGAGTTAAGCGAGAGAAGATAAATTCTGCAGTAAATAAAGACTTAGAAAACAGAAAAAGGTCCAGATCTAACAGCCATTCAGATCATAGCAGACGGGGACGAGGAAGACCTAAGAGTGCCTCAGCCAAAAAGTGTGAGGAAGAAAGAG AGAAACAAGAAAAAGAAGTTGACATGTATGCTAACCTTTCAGATGAAAAGGCTTTCGTGTTTTCAGTGGCCTTGGcggaaataaacagaaaaattatCAATCAAAGACTTATTCTCTAA